The following are from one region of the Mesorhizobium sp. B4-1-4 genome:
- a CDS encoding type II toxin-antitoxin system RelE/ParE family toxin, which produces MNSLAILRNARAEDDLITIWLHIARDNEAAADRLLDRIEARWQQLAAYPFSGAPRDDIAPGTRHLVVGDYLTLYCVSGDAIEILRVLHGHRKIEADDLGS; this is translated from the coding sequence ATGAATTCGCTGGCGATTCTCCGGAACGCACGCGCTGAAGACGATCTGATCACGATCTGGTTGCATATTGCGCGCGATAACGAGGCTGCAGCCGACCGGCTGCTCGATCGCATCGAAGCACGGTGGCAACAATTGGCCGCCTATCCATTCTCAGGCGCGCCACGCGATGATATTGCGCCTGGCACCCGACATTTGGTCGTCGGTGACTATCTCACTCTCTATTGTGTCAGCGGCGACGCGATCGAAATTCTTCGCGTGCTGCACGGCCATCGCAAGATCGAAGCCGACGATCTCGGGTCGTGA
- a CDS encoding type II toxin-antitoxin system ParD family antitoxin gives MGQVDKRSITLSPELAAAVDDVVAAGEYASASEVIRDALRQWKDRRDLFGYTVEELRKLVQEGIDSGPGRFASMDEIKAEARRRLRSSSAA, from the coding sequence ATGGGTCAGGTCGACAAACGTAGCATTACGCTTTCGCCGGAACTGGCGGCAGCTGTCGATGATGTCGTTGCTGCTGGCGAATATGCGTCGGCAAGCGAAGTAATCCGCGATGCGCTCAGGCAGTGGAAGGATCGTCGCGACCTCTTCGGCTACACGGTGGAGGAACTGCGCAAGCTGGTGCAGGAAGGGATCGACAGCGGGCCGGGACGATTTGCATCGATGGATGAAATCAAGGCCGAGGCACGGAGACGCTTGCGGTCTAGCAGTGCAGCATGA
- a CDS encoding lytic transglycosylase domain-containing protein — MQKLTVVTAALAAGVMTFAFSAANAAPVSPRADQGLVAVSAKGKVISAKSSKSTKAATKQASAKVEKASWSKAKKSAAKRQAKPSRKTIDMTTTASIGLRNVAASTAAVASGGQYSAIVARYAASYGVPVSLAQAVIKIESNYRPDMVGSAGEIGLMQIKPATARMMGYNGSAKGLFDPDTNIKYGMKYLAMARDLGGGTTCGTILKYNAGHGATRMNPVSAAYCSKVKVQLAAVGAPA, encoded by the coding sequence ATGCAGAAATTGACCGTTGTAACGGCAGCTCTTGCTGCCGGCGTAATGACTTTTGCCTTCAGTGCGGCGAACGCCGCGCCGGTAAGCCCACGGGCCGATCAGGGGCTCGTCGCGGTGAGTGCCAAGGGCAAGGTCATTTCGGCCAAAAGCAGCAAGAGCACCAAGGCGGCGACGAAGCAGGCTTCGGCGAAGGTGGAAAAGGCAAGCTGGTCCAAGGCGAAAAAATCCGCAGCCAAAAGGCAGGCCAAGCCTAGCCGCAAGACCATCGACATGACGACGACGGCATCGATCGGACTGAGGAATGTCGCTGCGTCGACCGCGGCGGTGGCCAGTGGCGGCCAGTATTCCGCGATCGTTGCCCGCTATGCGGCGAGCTACGGCGTTCCTGTTTCACTGGCTCAAGCCGTCATCAAGATCGAGAGCAACTACCGGCCGGACATGGTCGGCAGCGCCGGCGAGATCGGCCTGATGCAGATCAAGCCGGCAACGGCGCGGATGATGGGCTATAACGGCTCTGCCAAGGGGCTGTTCGATCCCGACACCAACATCAAATACGGCATGAAGTATCTCGCCATGGCGCGGGATCTCGGCGGCGGCACCACTTGCGGCACGATCCTGAAATACAATGCGGGCCACGGCGCGACCCGGATGAACCCGGTGTCGGCGGCTTATTGCAGCAAGGTCAAGGTGCAGTTGGCCGCTGTTGGGGCGCCCGCATGA
- a CDS encoding cystathionine gamma-lyase: MPESTNTRAAALPHLRNSGLAKGDPIPLPLTMAAIYHTPGDATGYDQYGRFSNPTWAAVEHMLSHLEGAPCVAFPSGMAAICSVFFALLKAGDRILLPSDGYHTTRALVDRFLKPFGVDYDVRPTSTFLDGGFDGYRLAFVETPANPGLDICDIAAVAAAAHKAGALLAIDNTTMTPFGQRPLDHGADIVVAADTKAPNGHSDVLFGHVASRNADIITAVTGWREVSGSIPGPFEAWLVHRGLETLDVRFDRMCSSAEVIARRLQGHKAISGLRYPGLESDPSHNLARAQMERFGFLISFELASEEKAEDFINNCWLMQAATSFGGVHTSAERRLKRGDAVPPGFVRVSVGCEPVEELWKAIEASLDEISG; encoded by the coding sequence ATGCCAGAATCAACGAACACACGCGCCGCGGCACTTCCTCATCTGCGCAACAGCGGGCTCGCAAAGGGCGATCCGATTCCTCTGCCGCTGACCATGGCCGCCATCTACCACACGCCCGGCGACGCAACCGGTTATGACCAGTATGGCCGCTTCAGCAACCCGACATGGGCTGCCGTCGAGCACATGCTGTCTCATCTGGAAGGGGCGCCTTGCGTGGCCTTTCCCTCGGGGATGGCCGCGATTTGCTCGGTGTTTTTCGCGCTGCTCAAGGCTGGCGATCGTATTCTGCTGCCGTCGGACGGCTATCACACGACAAGGGCGCTGGTCGACCGTTTCCTGAAACCGTTTGGCGTCGATTACGATGTCCGCCCGACATCCACCTTCCTCGATGGAGGCTTCGACGGCTATCGACTTGCCTTCGTCGAAACCCCCGCCAATCCGGGGCTGGACATCTGCGACATAGCGGCCGTTGCCGCAGCGGCCCACAAAGCAGGTGCGCTGCTTGCGATCGACAACACCACGATGACGCCTTTTGGGCAACGACCGCTCGATCATGGCGCCGATATCGTGGTGGCCGCAGACACCAAGGCGCCCAATGGCCATTCCGACGTGCTGTTTGGCCATGTCGCCAGCCGTAATGCGGATATCATCACCGCCGTGACCGGCTGGCGCGAGGTGTCAGGTAGCATTCCCGGGCCGTTCGAAGCCTGGCTGGTGCATCGCGGCCTGGAGACGCTCGACGTACGCTTCGACCGCATGTGCTCCTCGGCGGAAGTGATCGCGCGACGGCTGCAGGGCCACAAAGCGATCAGCGGCCTGCGTTATCCCGGATTGGAAAGCGACCCGTCGCATAATCTTGCCCGCGCCCAGATGGAACGTTTCGGCTTTCTGATCTCGTTCGAACTCGCCTCGGAGGAGAAGGCCGAGGATTTCATCAACAATTGCTGGCTAATGCAGGCGGCGACATCTTTTGGCGGCGTCCATACCTCGGCCGAACGGCGCTTGAAGCGCGGCGATGCGGTGCCGCCAGGTTTCGTCCGCGTCTCCGTCGGCTGTGAACCGGTCGAGGAACTCTGGAAGGCGATCGAGGCCTCGCTGGACGAGATCAGCGGGTGA